One Microbacterium sp. W4I20 DNA window includes the following coding sequences:
- a CDS encoding L-fuconate dehydratase: MATITGVRVHDIRFPTSLDADGSDAMNKDGDYSAAYVILETDGELRGHGFTFTIGRGNDLCAEAARQRAQPLIGRDVDSLLDDLGGIYRELASDSQLRWLGPEKGVVHLAMAAVMNALWDMAARRAGVPLWRLLVEMTPEQLVDAADLRYLSDALTREEALDILHASAPLRQQRIAELTARGGYPCYTTSAGWLGYSDDKLRTLLQEAVDEGYRHFKLKVGADLEEDRRRLRVAREIIGWDAELMIDANQVWDVPQAIDWINELAEFRPLWIEEPTSPDDVLGHAAIRKAVSPIGVASGEHGMNRVLFKQMFQAEAIDFCQLDSARLASVNEILSVYLMAHKFGVPVCPHAGGVGLCELVQHLSIFDFVAVSGSLDKRLTEYVDHLHEHFVDPVVVVGGHYLLPSNPGYSAEMFEESIQRYEFPTGGYWVESAAAAVLVAS, from the coding sequence ATGGCGACCATCACCGGCGTGCGCGTACACGACATACGCTTCCCCACCTCGCTCGACGCCGATGGCTCCGACGCGATGAACAAGGACGGCGACTACTCCGCCGCCTACGTCATCCTGGAGACCGACGGCGAGCTGCGCGGCCACGGCTTCACCTTCACGATCGGACGCGGGAACGACCTGTGCGCCGAGGCGGCCCGGCAGCGCGCCCAGCCGCTGATCGGTCGCGACGTCGACTCCCTCCTCGACGACCTCGGAGGTATCTACCGCGAGCTCGCGTCCGACTCGCAGCTGCGCTGGCTCGGTCCCGAGAAGGGTGTCGTCCACCTGGCGATGGCAGCGGTGATGAACGCCCTCTGGGACATGGCCGCCCGACGTGCCGGGGTGCCGCTGTGGCGGCTCCTCGTCGAGATGACCCCGGAGCAGCTCGTGGACGCCGCGGATCTCCGATATCTGTCCGACGCTCTGACCCGCGAGGAGGCGCTCGACATCCTGCACGCGTCGGCGCCCCTCCGCCAGCAGCGCATCGCGGAGCTCACCGCCCGCGGCGGCTACCCGTGCTACACGACCAGCGCCGGCTGGCTCGGCTACTCCGACGACAAGCTGCGCACTCTCCTGCAGGAGGCCGTGGACGAGGGCTACCGCCACTTCAAGCTGAAGGTCGGCGCCGACCTCGAAGAGGACCGTCGGCGACTGCGCGTGGCGCGCGAGATCATCGGTTGGGATGCCGAGCTCATGATCGACGCCAATCAGGTCTGGGACGTTCCCCAGGCGATCGACTGGATCAACGAGCTCGCGGAGTTCCGCCCGCTGTGGATCGAGGAGCCGACGAGTCCCGACGACGTGCTCGGGCACGCCGCCATCCGCAAGGCGGTCAGCCCCATCGGTGTCGCGAGCGGTGAGCACGGCATGAATCGCGTGCTCTTCAAGCAGATGTTCCAGGCCGAGGCGATCGACTTCTGCCAGCTGGACTCGGCCCGCCTGGCCAGCGTCAACGAGATCCTCTCCGTGTACCTCATGGCCCACAAGTTCGGAGTGCCGGTGTGCCCGCACGCCGGCGGTGTCGGGCTGTGCGAGCTCGTGCAGCACCTGTCGATCTTCGACTTCGTGGCCGTGTCAGGGTCGCTGGACAAGCGCCTCACGGAGTACGTCGATCACCTGCACGAGCACTTCGTCGACCCCGTCGTCGTCGTCGGCGGTCACTACCTGCTGCCCTCGAACCCGGGATACAGCGCGGAGATGTTCGAGGAGAGCATCCAGCGCTACGAGTTCCCGACCGGCGGCTACTGGGTGGAGTCGGCGGCCGCGGCGGTGCTCGTCGCGTCCTGA
- a CDS encoding FadR/GntR family transcriptional regulator, with protein sequence MAAETEDLPTGSLSRSDHVIDHVKRMIASGELRAGDRLPIEKELAAQLGVSRGSLREAVRSLATLGVLETRQGDGTYVTQLDASSLLRHLEFWAGLQEANQSVDLLAVRRVLETESAGLAAVRLTEDEFDALERILAEIDAGLVTGELEPESFIDADAAFHRQIAIASGNAALAALIDSLMTRTLRGRLWRAITERDSLGEAHADHRAILAALRTRDAERARIRMAAHLLGVEVFAADHPVKGDEPPVPRA encoded by the coding sequence GTGGCTGCTGAGACTGAAGACCTCCCGACGGGTTCCCTCTCCCGGTCGGATCACGTGATCGACCACGTGAAGCGGATGATCGCGTCCGGCGAACTGCGGGCGGGGGACCGGCTCCCGATCGAGAAGGAGCTCGCCGCGCAGCTGGGCGTCTCCCGCGGTTCGCTGCGAGAGGCCGTGCGCTCGCTGGCCACGCTCGGAGTGCTCGAGACGCGGCAGGGCGACGGCACGTACGTGACGCAGCTCGACGCGAGTTCTCTTCTGCGTCACCTGGAGTTCTGGGCCGGCCTGCAGGAGGCCAACCAGTCGGTCGACCTTCTCGCGGTGCGTCGCGTGCTCGAGACCGAGTCTGCCGGTCTGGCCGCGGTGCGGCTCACCGAGGACGAGTTCGACGCCCTGGAGCGCATCCTCGCGGAGATCGATGCCGGACTCGTCACGGGCGAGCTCGAGCCGGAGTCCTTCATCGACGCGGATGCTGCGTTCCACCGCCAGATCGCGATCGCCAGCGGCAACGCCGCCCTGGCGGCGCTGATCGACAGCCTCATGACCCGCACGCTGCGGGGACGCCTCTGGCGCGCGATCACCGAACGGGACTCCCTCGGTGAAGCGCACGCCGATCACCGGGCCATCCTGGCCGCCCTGCGCACGCGCGATGCGGAGCGCGCCCGCATCCGCATGGCCGCGCATCTGCTGGGCGTCGAGGTCTTCGCGGCCGATCACCCCGTCAAGGGTGACGAGCCGCCGGTGCCCAGGGCCTGA
- a CDS encoding sugar ABC transporter permease: MSPPGVGLDVGGVTRKLRDRRNSRGFRGLKRSWRRHWQLYLLILVPIAYFVIFKYIPMANAIIAFKDYNVIDGVWGSDWAGVKHFERFFNNPMFWPVLRNTFILSAYVVLASFPIPIILALALNEVRLRFFKNTVQMVTYAPYFISTVVVVSMTILFLSPRLGIAGHVTQFFGLGSIDFLSDPEFFRHIYVFSDIWQTMGYSAVIYLAALAGIDPTLYEAARVDGATRWQKILNVDLPGILPTAMIVLVLGVGNVMAIGFEKAYLLQNSLNISQSEIIATYTYKVGLLSADFSQAAAIGLFNGVINLGLLLGVNAIVKRLTGNGLW, encoded by the coding sequence GTGAGCCCGCCCGGTGTCGGCCTCGACGTCGGCGGCGTCACCCGAAAGCTCCGCGACCGGCGCAACTCCCGCGGATTCCGCGGACTCAAGCGCAGCTGGCGCCGGCATTGGCAGCTCTACCTGCTGATCCTGGTCCCGATCGCCTACTTCGTCATCTTCAAGTACATCCCGATGGCGAACGCCATCATCGCGTTCAAAGATTACAACGTTATAGACGGCGTCTGGGGAAGCGACTGGGCCGGGGTGAAGCACTTCGAGCGCTTCTTCAACAACCCGATGTTCTGGCCGGTGCTCCGCAACACCTTCATCCTCTCCGCGTATGTCGTGCTGGCGAGCTTCCCGATCCCGATCATCCTCGCGCTCGCGCTGAACGAAGTCCGCCTGCGGTTCTTCAAGAACACCGTGCAGATGGTCACCTACGCCCCCTACTTCATCTCGACGGTCGTGGTCGTCTCCATGACGATCCTCTTCCTGTCGCCACGGCTGGGCATCGCCGGGCATGTGACCCAGTTCTTCGGCCTGGGGTCCATCGACTTCCTCAGCGACCCGGAGTTCTTCCGGCACATCTACGTCTTCAGCGACATCTGGCAGACGATGGGCTATTCCGCCGTCATCTATCTGGCCGCCCTCGCGGGGATCGACCCCACGCTCTACGAAGCCGCACGGGTCGACGGCGCCACCCGCTGGCAGAAGATCCTCAACGTCGACCTGCCCGGCATCCTGCCCACCGCGATGATCGTCCTCGTCCTCGGCGTCGGCAACGTCATGGCGATCGGCTTCGAGAAGGCCTACCTGCTGCAGAACAGCCTCAACATCTCGCAGTCCGAGATCATCGCGACCTACACCTACAAGGTCGGCCTGCTCAGCGCCGACTTCAGCCAGGCGGCGGCGATCGGACTGTTCAACGGCGTGATCAACCTCGGGCTGCTGCTCGGTGTGAACGCGATCGTGAAACGACTGACAGGAAACGGACTGTGGTGA
- a CDS encoding carbohydrate ABC transporter permease, whose amino-acid sequence MLKETSGKAGRKSRLPRSRNDFTPTRIKEPVVDRWFMAGVYILLTTFLLVVLLPLIYILASSFSDPLAVSSGQVTFWPIDFTLEGYQRALSDSSILTGFGNSLFYTIAGTAISLVLTVAIAYPLSRQDFWGRRGITVFVVFTMLFAGGIIPMYLVVQNLGLLDTRWAIILPQAIGVWQVIIAVAFFRSSIPDELYEAAQLDGASDLRFLFSTVLPLSKPLLAVIALMYAIFQWNSYFDALLYLRNPDLFPLQLVLRNVLILNQAAPGLDAAAAMERQQLADLMKYSLIVISTVPVMLVYPFVARFFNKGILIGAVKG is encoded by the coding sequence ATGCTGAAAGAGACCTCCGGCAAGGCCGGCAGGAAGTCCCGTCTCCCGAGGTCGCGCAACGATTTCACGCCGACGCGCATCAAGGAACCGGTGGTCGACCGGTGGTTCATGGCGGGCGTGTACATCCTGCTCACCACCTTCCTGCTCGTGGTGCTGCTGCCGCTCATCTACATCCTCGCCAGCTCCTTCAGCGACCCGCTCGCGGTGTCGTCGGGCCAGGTCACCTTCTGGCCGATCGACTTCACGCTCGAGGGTTACCAGCGCGCGCTCAGCGACAGCTCGATCCTCACCGGATTCGGCAACTCGCTGTTCTACACGATCGCGGGCACGGCGATCAGCCTGGTGCTCACGGTCGCGATCGCCTATCCGCTGTCCCGACAGGACTTCTGGGGCCGACGCGGCATCACCGTCTTCGTGGTGTTCACCATGCTGTTCGCCGGCGGCATCATCCCCATGTACCTCGTCGTCCAGAACCTCGGTCTGCTCGACACCCGGTGGGCCATCATCCTCCCGCAGGCCATCGGCGTCTGGCAGGTGATCATCGCCGTCGCATTCTTCCGGTCGTCGATCCCCGATGAACTCTACGAAGCCGCCCAGCTGGACGGCGCGAGCGATCTGCGCTTCCTCTTCTCGACGGTGCTGCCCCTGTCGAAGCCGCTCCTCGCGGTGATCGCGCTGATGTACGCGATCTTCCAGTGGAACTCCTACTTCGATGCGCTGCTCTATCTGCGCAATCCGGATCTCTTCCCCCTCCAACTCGTGCTCCGAAACGTGCTGATCCTCAATCAGGCCGCCCCCGGCCTGGACGCGGCCGCCGCCATGGAACGGCAACAGCTCGCCGACCTGATGAAGTACTCGCTCATCGTCATCTCGACCGTGCCGGTGATGCTCGTCTACCCGTTCGTCGCCCGCTTCTTCAACAAGGGGATCCTGATCGGGGCCGTCAAGGGGTGA
- a CDS encoding glycoside hydrolase family 36 protein: protein MGERITWRPGAIELDISTPEAGPPMVQRFTRVGDESSPDPACALPIAEIHLGGEGSGISSSERLMGSAVGRRLRFVDHREWHQDGMAHLAVTSQDPATGISVVSRWSSWPDLPVVRCETEVVAGAEPVELRAVSSVALGGISAPGSSWWRDHEVGFAHNTWFREMVWQRRTPAELGLDDSGLDQWGITSSRASFAIGQRGSWSTGGHLPMGVLRARDQPRSLLWQVEHNGAWRWELGDQGGALYLVASGPTDQSAAWMRRLAPGERFCSVPATLVLGGDDDELFADLTRARRRVRRPHPDNEALPVIVNDYMNALMGDPTSENIPPFIDAAAHAGAEIYCMDSGWYTDGATWWNDLGSWEPSLRRFPDGLQAMTNRMRDAGMVPGLWLEPEVVSVSSPVAAALPPEAFFQRDGRPVIESGRLQLDLRHPSALAHIDGAVERLIADLGLGYLKFDYNMDVTQGTDVDADSPGDGQLGHQRVLLDWVRSLMDRHPGLVIESCASGGQRMDAATLAVHPVQSTSDNQDPLFTAAIAAAAPTAVTPEQGAVWAYPDPSWSDERIAFSLASTLLGRVHLGGRLDLLSPPQMELVRAGLAAYRETRDRLPAAVPFWPLGLPGWHDPVVALGMRDDRGELLTIWRRSGPRTVRVPLTGYAGRGLDVEIVFPKELPTRATWDADAGELVIELPDEPAARTFRLRGA, encoded by the coding sequence GTGGGCGAGCGGATCACCTGGCGTCCCGGCGCCATCGAGCTCGACATCTCGACGCCGGAAGCCGGGCCGCCGATGGTCCAGCGCTTCACGCGTGTCGGCGACGAGAGCAGCCCGGATCCTGCATGCGCTCTACCGATCGCCGAGATCCACCTCGGTGGCGAAGGCTCGGGCATCTCCTCATCGGAACGGCTGATGGGCAGCGCGGTGGGGCGCCGGCTGCGCTTCGTCGACCACCGGGAGTGGCATCAGGACGGGATGGCGCATCTCGCAGTGACCTCGCAGGATCCGGCGACGGGCATCAGCGTGGTCTCACGATGGTCGAGCTGGCCGGACCTGCCCGTCGTCCGATGCGAGACCGAGGTCGTCGCCGGCGCGGAGCCGGTCGAGCTCCGCGCGGTCTCGTCGGTCGCGCTCGGCGGCATCTCGGCGCCGGGCTCGAGCTGGTGGCGCGACCACGAGGTCGGCTTCGCGCACAACACCTGGTTCCGCGAGATGGTCTGGCAGCGTCGCACCCCGGCCGAGCTCGGACTCGACGACTCGGGACTCGACCAGTGGGGCATCACCAGCTCCCGCGCGTCCTTCGCCATCGGCCAGCGCGGAAGCTGGTCGACCGGCGGCCACCTGCCGATGGGCGTGCTGCGGGCCCGGGATCAGCCGCGATCTCTGCTGTGGCAGGTCGAGCACAACGGGGCCTGGCGTTGGGAGCTGGGCGATCAGGGCGGAGCGCTGTACCTCGTGGCCAGCGGTCCGACGGACCAGAGCGCCGCGTGGATGCGCCGCCTCGCACCCGGCGAGCGCTTCTGCTCCGTGCCTGCGACCCTCGTCCTCGGCGGAGACGACGACGAGCTGTTCGCAGACCTGACCCGCGCGCGACGCCGGGTGCGTCGCCCGCACCCGGACAACGAGGCGCTGCCGGTGATCGTGAACGACTACATGAACGCCCTCATGGGCGACCCGACGAGTGAGAACATCCCGCCGTTCATCGACGCCGCGGCGCACGCCGGCGCGGAGATCTACTGCATGGACTCGGGCTGGTACACCGACGGGGCGACCTGGTGGAACGACCTCGGCTCGTGGGAGCCGTCCCTCCGCCGGTTCCCCGACGGCCTGCAGGCGATGACGAATCGGATGCGCGACGCCGGCATGGTGCCGGGGCTCTGGCTCGAGCCCGAGGTCGTCTCGGTGTCGAGCCCCGTCGCCGCGGCTCTGCCGCCGGAGGCCTTCTTCCAGCGGGACGGGCGGCCGGTCATCGAGTCCGGTCGACTGCAGCTGGATCTCCGGCATCCGTCCGCACTCGCCCACATCGACGGCGCGGTCGAGCGACTGATCGCCGACCTGGGTCTCGGCTACCTGAAGTTCGACTACAACATGGATGTCACGCAGGGCACCGACGTCGACGCCGACAGTCCCGGCGACGGGCAGCTCGGCCACCAGCGGGTGCTGCTGGACTGGGTGCGAAGCCTCATGGACCGGCATCCCGGACTCGTCATCGAGAGCTGCGCGAGCGGCGGACAGCGGATGGATGCCGCGACCCTCGCGGTGCACCCCGTGCAGTCGACGAGTGACAATCAGGACCCGCTGTTCACCGCCGCGATCGCGGCGGCGGCACCGACGGCGGTCACTCCCGAGCAGGGGGCCGTATGGGCCTACCCCGACCCGTCCTGGTCCGACGAGCGGATCGCGTTCTCGCTCGCGAGCACGCTGCTGGGGCGCGTGCACCTCGGCGGGCGGCTCGACCTTCTCTCACCACCGCAGATGGAGCTGGTCAGGGCGGGGCTCGCCGCGTACCGCGAGACACGGGACAGGCTTCCGGCAGCCGTGCCGTTCTGGCCCCTCGGCCTGCCCGGCTGGCACGATCCCGTCGTCGCCCTGGGCATGCGTGACGATAGAGGCGAACTGCTCACCATCTGGCGCCGGTCCGGTCCCCGCACCGTGCGGGTCCCGCTCACGGGGTACGCCGGGCGCGGACTCGACGTGGAGATCGTGTTCCCGAAGGAGCTTCCGACGCGGGCGACATGGGATGCCGACGCCGGCGAACTCGTGATCGAGCTGCCGGACGAGCCTGCGGCGCGGACGTTCCGCCTGCGGGGCGCGTAG
- a CDS encoding glycoside hydrolase family 2 TIM barrel-domain containing protein, with product MTNTPEWNDPAVYEWGTEPAHAALMPYETDTQAIHADRLDSPYRLSLDGEWKFFWSENPATRMLDFAGDGVDDAGWDTIPVPSSWQLHGYDFPIGTNTVLPWTGANGRGEQPDPHGDYPHAPTAYNPVGQYRTTFELPQSWAPRRTFLRFDGVESAYYVWINGQKIGYREDSYTPGEFDITAHLRPGHNLIAVEVYRWCTGSYLENQDNVRLSGIFRSVSLISRSPVLIRDFTVRTLLDDSFTDAVLDVTADVRDYAGESAGLDYSLRGRLFDGTEPSAAEVWAEAGRVQVAGTGVDSRASLSAPVRRPRLWSAEHPQLYTLVLELCDENGAVVERISTRVGFRRVEIVDGALLLNGRPLSIRGVNRHEWNPRTGRTLSVDDMIADIRLMKQSNINAVRTSHYPNDPRWYELADSSGLYLFDEANNETHINSVDAEGKPNIPGNRSELRDPLLWRMGNVVDRDKNHACVIAWSIGNESGVGSNLKAMYDWTKEHDPTRPVSYQDPTGSGTPVVPTELSDFDGDFYPPTGQLITRSQRDPRPYLLIEYAFGQGNSSGYLDEYWGAIREHPGQMFGGFLWDWADKGLWWPTPGNPEVEFIAYGGDWGDDPNEESAHMSGLTLADRTPTAKLEEAKLAYQPITVTGIAVPSGSITISNEYLFTGLEGHTLEWSLTEDGVTLQEGTVPGAALAIGPGESSDVTLPFELPESPRPGAEYRLDVALTLAEDSPWAERGHVVARAQFDVPVSAPEATHVPAEDLPPVEVVDEAGSLHVSGDRFDAVVSRATGRLTSLVYDGRELLAGDLMPNFWRTPNDSELAIPDIRLKRPEPSLPWRGVGEDWAVDEVEVQPMTGAVRISVRGSVTTKVPFRPSDQITTSPQSIVYTIHGNGQVDVLTTFEPVTGTPNPQVIGTTLGLRQEFDTVHWYGRGPWESTADRRSSAFFGRYSGSVAEQITPYSRPQDSANKADARWAAVTDRDGAGVLFAAGGSMFFNAQPNSPVELADRRHWHEVPASDRTVVRVDAAQEGMHGGNWDVMTRPDRFSNMPAKGPYRHLYRMLPLRAGEDPGEAARRYVETDLASSPAVAPQPSPATDA from the coding sequence ATGACGAACACACCGGAGTGGAACGATCCCGCCGTCTACGAATGGGGGACCGAGCCCGCTCACGCCGCGCTCATGCCCTACGAGACGGACACGCAGGCCATTCACGCAGACCGGCTCGACTCCCCCTATCGCCTGAGCCTCGACGGCGAGTGGAAGTTCTTCTGGTCGGAGAACCCCGCGACGAGGATGCTCGACTTCGCCGGCGACGGCGTCGATGATGCCGGGTGGGACACGATCCCGGTCCCGTCCTCCTGGCAGCTGCACGGCTACGACTTCCCCATCGGCACGAACACCGTCCTGCCGTGGACCGGGGCCAACGGCAGAGGCGAGCAGCCCGATCCGCACGGCGACTATCCCCATGCCCCGACCGCGTACAACCCGGTCGGCCAGTACCGCACGACCTTCGAGCTGCCGCAGAGCTGGGCGCCGCGCCGCACCTTCCTCCGGTTCGACGGGGTGGAGTCCGCCTACTACGTGTGGATCAACGGCCAGAAGATCGGCTACCGCGAGGACAGCTACACGCCCGGCGAATTCGACATCACGGCCCACCTCCGCCCGGGGCACAACCTGATCGCGGTGGAGGTCTACCGGTGGTGCACCGGTTCCTACCTGGAGAACCAGGACAACGTGCGGCTCTCGGGCATCTTCCGCAGCGTCTCGCTGATCTCCCGATCGCCGGTGCTGATCCGCGACTTCACCGTCCGCACGCTGCTGGATGATTCCTTCACCGACGCCGTACTCGACGTGACCGCAGACGTCCGCGACTACGCAGGGGAGAGCGCCGGGCTCGACTACAGCCTCCGCGGGCGGCTCTTCGACGGCACCGAGCCCTCGGCGGCCGAGGTGTGGGCAGAGGCCGGTCGCGTACAGGTCGCCGGCACCGGGGTCGATTCCCGCGCCAGCCTGTCGGCGCCGGTCCGGCGGCCGCGTCTATGGTCGGCCGAGCATCCGCAGCTCTACACACTGGTCCTCGAACTGTGCGACGAGAACGGTGCGGTCGTCGAGCGCATCTCCACCCGCGTCGGCTTCCGACGGGTCGAGATCGTAGACGGCGCCCTCCTGCTCAACGGTCGGCCGCTGTCCATCCGTGGTGTCAACCGCCACGAGTGGAATCCGCGGACCGGGCGCACGCTCTCCGTCGACGACATGATCGCCGACATCCGGCTCATGAAGCAGTCCAACATCAACGCCGTGCGCACCTCGCACTACCCGAACGATCCCCGGTGGTACGAACTCGCCGACTCCTCCGGGCTGTACCTCTTCGACGAGGCCAACAACGAGACCCACATCAACAGCGTCGATGCAGAGGGCAAGCCCAACATCCCCGGGAACCGCTCGGAACTGCGGGACCCGCTGCTGTGGCGGATGGGGAACGTGGTCGATCGCGACAAGAACCACGCGTGCGTCATCGCCTGGTCGATCGGGAACGAGTCGGGCGTCGGATCCAATCTGAAGGCCATGTACGACTGGACGAAGGAGCACGACCCCACTCGTCCGGTCAGCTACCAGGACCCGACCGGCTCCGGGACGCCGGTCGTCCCGACGGAGCTCTCCGACTTCGACGGCGACTTCTATCCGCCGACCGGCCAGCTGATCACACGCTCTCAGCGCGACCCGCGGCCGTACCTGCTCATCGAGTACGCCTTCGGCCAGGGGAACTCCTCCGGCTACCTCGACGAGTACTGGGGTGCCATTCGAGAGCACCCGGGGCAGATGTTCGGCGGCTTCCTCTGGGACTGGGCCGACAAGGGGCTGTGGTGGCCGACACCGGGGAACCCGGAGGTCGAGTTCATCGCCTACGGCGGCGACTGGGGCGACGACCCGAACGAGGAGAGCGCGCACATGAGCGGGCTGACGCTCGCCGATCGCACTCCCACGGCCAAGCTCGAGGAAGCGAAGCTCGCCTACCAGCCGATCACGGTCACCGGCATCGCCGTGCCCAGCGGGAGCATCACGATCTCGAACGAGTACCTGTTCACGGGTCTCGAGGGGCACACGCTCGAGTGGTCGCTGACCGAGGACGGGGTCACGCTGCAGGAGGGAACCGTGCCGGGGGCAGCGCTGGCCATCGGCCCGGGGGAGAGCTCCGACGTCACGCTTCCGTTCGAGCTTCCCGAGAGTCCTCGCCCGGGCGCGGAGTACCGGCTGGACGTCGCGCTCACGCTCGCCGAAGACAGCCCCTGGGCCGAGCGCGGGCACGTCGTCGCTCGTGCACAGTTCGACGTCCCGGTCTCGGCACCGGAGGCGACGCATGTCCCCGCCGAGGATCTTCCGCCTGTCGAGGTGGTCGATGAGGCCGGCTCCCTCCACGTCAGCGGCGACCGGTTCGACGCCGTGGTCTCGCGTGCGACCGGACGCCTCACGTCGCTGGTGTACGACGGGCGCGAACTGCTCGCCGGTGACCTGATGCCGAACTTCTGGCGCACGCCGAACGATTCGGAGCTGGCGATCCCCGACATCCGTCTGAAGCGCCCGGAGCCGTCGCTGCCATGGCGCGGCGTCGGCGAGGACTGGGCCGTCGACGAGGTCGAGGTGCAGCCGATGACCGGGGCTGTGCGGATCAGCGTCCGCGGCTCCGTCACCACGAAGGTGCCTTTCCGTCCGAGCGATCAGATCACCACCTCACCGCAGTCGATCGTCTACACGATCCATGGCAACGGACAGGTCGATGTCCTGACGACGTTCGAGCCCGTGACGGGCACCCCCAACCCGCAGGTGATCGGCACCACGCTCGGACTCCGCCAGGAGTTCGACACCGTCCATTGGTATGGTCGCGGCCCGTGGGAGTCGACCGCTGACCGACGGTCCTCCGCGTTCTTCGGGCGGTACTCGGGCTCGGTTGCCGAGCAGATCACCCCCTACAGCCGACCTCAGGATTCGGCCAACAAGGCGGACGCCCGCTGGGCGGCCGTCACGGACCGCGACGGAGCCGGCGTGCTCTTCGCCGCGGGCGGGAGCATGTTCTTCAACGCCCAGCCGAACAGCCCGGTCGAGCTCGCGGACCGCCGACACTGGCATGAGGTCCCGGCATCCGACCGCACCGTGGTCCGCGTCGATGCGGCGCAGGAGGGCATGCACGGCGGCAACTGGGATGTCATGACGCGCCCCGACAGGTTCAGCAACATGCCCGCCAAGGGCCCGTATCGGCATCTCTATCGGATGCTGCCGCTGCGCGCAGGAGAAGACCCCGGTGAGGCGGCCCGCAGGTACGTCGAGACCGACCTGGCCTCTTCGCCCGCAGTCGCTCCGCAGCCGAGCCCGGCGACTGACGCCTAG